Proteins encoded in a region of the Bacillota bacterium genome:
- a CDS encoding rubredoxin, which produces MAIWKCKSCGEEKEARCKPKKCPTCNAQDKDQFVKTEPKK; this is translated from the coding sequence ATGGCCATTTGGAAATGCAAAAGTTGCGGTGAAGAAAAAGAGGCCCGTTGCAAACCCAAAAAGTGCCCGACCTGCAATGCTCAAGATAAGGACCAATTTGTTAAAACTGAACCAAAAAAATAA
- a CDS encoding DNA primase, which produces MSKYSQNEILAEIYTRTDIVDLISEYVVLRKKGKDYWGRCPFHLEDTPSFTVSPDKQLFYCFGCQTGGNAINFIQKKDGLTFWEAAAVLAERVGVELNSKENSPTRQREYSEKQKFWRMQAAAAAFYHELLLVSPEGQVARDYLTRRGINEESIKRFQLGFSLPAWDALLRHLLNQGFSAQELAQAGLIVARGGGGGYYDRFRGRLMFPIYNYMGKIVGFGGRILESGEPKYLNSAESRFFSKGDHLYGLHMARTSIQHSQQAILVEGYLDVITAHQFGITNVVGSLGTALTETQARLLVRYSPEVILAYDTDQAGVAATMRGIEILRSQGARVKVLTLPDGKDPDEFIQKHGREAFQNALRKWTQGFFAYKLRRACERYDWGNVTGKVAVVEELLPDLAQVNSEIEQQEYIRLLARTVDISEEAIVADFRKYLGKTRKTGTNWDRNAQFRHNKIEVRALTNPLLGKSKLAERINRPAHLMAERKLLQMILEDCSVWPKAEAELGPDLFTDEYLQKIWAHLRNYLANRVYNREGLARVIDELDDPACQSLLTEICFHDCPADVEQRERLLDDYIKTIKRYRGQQRIEQLRQQIITLSEAGLAETTEAKNLMSEYQALLREHKVK; this is translated from the coding sequence GTGAGTAAGTACAGCCAGAATGAGATTCTTGCCGAAATCTACACCAGAACCGACATAGTCGACCTGATCTCAGAATATGTTGTCTTAAGAAAAAAGGGAAAAGATTACTGGGGACGATGTCCTTTTCACCTTGAAGATACTCCCTCATTTACTGTATCGCCGGATAAACAGTTGTTTTATTGTTTTGGCTGTCAGACTGGCGGCAACGCGATTAATTTTATCCAGAAAAAAGATGGTTTAACTTTTTGGGAAGCTGCCGCTGTCCTGGCCGAGCGAGTGGGCGTCGAACTCAATTCCAAAGAGAACAGCCCAACCAGGCAGCGGGAATACAGCGAAAAGCAGAAGTTTTGGCGAATGCAGGCGGCAGCTGCAGCCTTTTATCACGAATTGTTGCTTGTATCACCTGAAGGGCAAGTAGCCCGAGACTATTTAACCCGGCGTGGGATCAATGAGGAAAGTATTAAGCGCTTTCAATTAGGTTTTTCGTTACCAGCATGGGATGCTTTGTTACGTCACCTGTTAAACCAGGGGTTTTCGGCTCAGGAGTTGGCGCAGGCTGGTTTGATTGTGGCCCGCGGTGGGGGCGGCGGTTATTACGACCGCTTCCGGGGCCGGCTGATGTTCCCGATTTATAATTACATGGGAAAAATCGTTGGCTTTGGTGGTCGAATTCTGGAAAGCGGTGAACCCAAATACCTAAATTCGGCGGAGTCCCGATTCTTTTCCAAAGGTGACCACCTGTACGGATTACACATGGCACGAACCAGTATTCAGCATAGCCAACAGGCGATCCTGGTTGAGGGTTACCTGGACGTGATCACGGCTCACCAGTTCGGTATAACCAATGTAGTTGGCTCGCTGGGAACGGCCCTAACGGAGACCCAGGCTCGGTTGCTGGTGCGGTACAGCCCTGAAGTTATTTTAGCCTATGATACCGATCAAGCGGGTGTAGCTGCGACCATGCGGGGGATTGAAATTTTACGCAGTCAGGGTGCCCGGGTTAAAGTCTTAACCTTACCTGATGGAAAAGACCCCGACGAATTCATTCAGAAGCACGGCCGGGAGGCCTTCCAAAACGCATTGCGGAAATGGACCCAGGGGTTCTTTGCATATAAACTCAGGCGGGCCTGTGAGCGATACGATTGGGGTAACGTCACCGGCAAAGTCGCGGTAGTGGAGGAATTACTACCCGACTTGGCCCAGGTTAATTCGGAGATCGAACAGCAGGAATATATTCGACTCCTGGCCAGAACAGTGGATATTAGCGAAGAGGCCATTGTAGCTGATTTTCGTAAATACTTAGGAAAAACGCGCAAAACTGGCACCAATTGGGATAGAAATGCACAATTTAGACATAATAAAATTGAAGTGCGCGCATTAACCAATCCGCTGCTGGGGAAAAGTAAGCTTGCCGAACGGATCAACCGGCCGGCTCATTTGATGGCCGAACGGAAGTTGTTACAAATGATTTTGGAGGACTGTTCAGTTTGGCCAAAGGCTGAAGCAGAATTAGGGCCAGATTTGTTTACTGATGAATATTTACAGAAGATTTGGGCTCATCTCAGAAACTACCTGGCTAACCGGGTGTATAATCGTGAGGGCCTCGCCCGGGTAATTGATGAACTGGATGACCCCGCCTGTCAATCCTTACTTACAGAAATCTGCTTTCATGATTGTCCAGCTGATGTAGAACAGCGGGAACGATTGCTTGATGATTATATCAAAACTATTAAGCGCTATCGGGGTCAACAACGAATTGAGCAGTTAAGGCAACAAATTATCACGCTAAGTGAGGCAGGTTTGGCGGAAACAACGGAAGCGAAAAACCTCATGAGTGAGTATCAGGCGCTCCTACGGGAGCATAAAGTCAAATAA
- a CDS encoding deoxyribonuclease IV — protein MNNQDIDVSGVKILSQNVKIGAHLPMSGGLEQMVNLANALRLEAVQFFSRSPRGGRVRQFGRAEAQQFQQAVQASSLQTLVVHIPYIVNPASPSEQLYHLAEDLVLEDLNRADQLGAHFLVLHPGAYTTSTREEGQQRLIKLINTVLTRFAGETQLLLENISGKGTEIGGSLEELQVIMEHVPASVGLCLDTCHAFAFGYDLSSPEGFDEFSAQLEQTVGWSRVRLVHANDSQGQLGSRVDRHAHIGEGMIGAEGFTRLLHHPLLRKLPFILETPFEGVPADIQRLRELSEG, from the coding sequence ATGAATAATCAGGATATTGATGTGAGTGGGGTGAAGATTTTGTCGCAGAACGTAAAGATTGGTGCCCACCTGCCGATGAGTGGTGGCCTGGAACAAATGGTTAATCTGGCTAACGCGCTTAGACTGGAAGCCGTCCAGTTTTTTTCCAGGAGTCCTCGCGGGGGACGGGTTCGGCAGTTCGGCCGAGCTGAGGCTCAACAATTCCAGCAAGCGGTCCAGGCTTCATCACTCCAGACCCTGGTGGTACATATCCCTTATATTGTCAATCCGGCCTCGCCAAGTGAACAACTGTATCATTTAGCTGAAGACCTGGTTTTAGAGGACCTGAATCGAGCAGACCAATTAGGGGCCCATTTTCTGGTTTTACATCCGGGGGCCTACACTACGAGCACCCGTGAAGAAGGGCAACAAAGGCTAATTAAGCTGATCAATACAGTGTTAACCAGATTTGCGGGAGAAACTCAACTCTTGCTCGAAAATATTTCCGGTAAAGGTACGGAAATTGGCGGTAGCTTAGAGGAACTGCAGGTCATTATGGAGCATGTTCCCGCCTCGGTCGGTTTATGTCTGGATACTTGCCACGCCTTTGCCTTTGGTTACGATCTCTCCTCGCCTGAAGGGTTTGATGAGTTTAGTGCACAGCTTGAGCAAACTGTTGGCTGGTCGCGTGTTCGCCTTGTGCATGCCAATGACAGTCAGGGACAGCTGGGTTCCCGCGTGGATCGCCATGCCCATATTGGGGAAGGGATGATCGGGGCCGAGGGGTTTACCCGTTTGCTTCACCATCCTTTACTTCGTAAATTGCCATTTATTCTGGAAACTCCTTTTGAAGGGGTCCCAGCTGACATCCAGCGGTTGCGCGAGCTGAGTGAGGGGTAA
- a CDS encoding metal-dependent hydrolase: MDPVTHVLVGITIANFSGSSSSWLNPATVASIVGSLLPDADIVFQLGGDVLYLKHHRGFSHSLVGLSLLSVSAGLFLHQAYNFTPIHVLLLWTFLGCLSHLVIDVLNSYGAQILWPFKRRKFSCGLLTLFDPVITGLLLGGLWGSWLSVRSVSGLVLGYVGFRVVMREMVRTALKQAYAPGAKIAVFPSQLGLLCWDFIIETAEEQIVGYCRWLPRHWETRRRLKRQNENQVINLAKQTKLGQMFCSFSPFVHVFYTQSEDKHIVNFLDLRYFLKNDFMHSATVVFDASLELLDSILHPYHKNRQVRITD, encoded by the coding sequence ATGGATCCAGTTACTCACGTCCTGGTTGGGATCACCATCGCCAATTTTTCTGGCTCTTCTTCGTCTTGGCTCAACCCAGCGACGGTAGCCTCAATAGTGGGGTCTTTGCTGCCAGACGCCGATATTGTTTTTCAACTGGGTGGTGATGTGTTATACCTGAAACATCACCGCGGCTTTTCCCATTCACTGGTCGGATTGAGCTTATTGTCAGTCTCAGCCGGCCTGTTTTTGCATCAAGCCTATAATTTTACCCCAATTCACGTCTTACTTCTTTGGACATTTCTTGGGTGTTTGTCTCATCTGGTAATTGATGTGCTGAATTCATACGGGGCGCAAATCCTCTGGCCATTTAAACGCCGAAAGTTTTCCTGTGGACTATTGACATTGTTTGATCCGGTAATTACTGGACTGCTTTTAGGCGGACTTTGGGGTTCCTGGTTATCGGTCAGGTCAGTAAGTGGCCTGGTGCTGGGTTATGTCGGGTTCCGGGTGGTGATGCGGGAGATGGTTCGGACAGCCCTGAAGCAAGCATATGCTCCGGGGGCGAAGATTGCCGTCTTTCCTTCACAACTTGGGCTACTGTGTTGGGATTTTATTATAGAGACGGCCGAAGAACAAATTGTCGGCTATTGTCGCTGGCTGCCGCGGCACTGGGAGACCCGCCGCCGGTTAAAACGGCAAAACGAAAACCAGGTTATTAATCTGGCGAAACAAACTAAGCTGGGGCAAATGTTTTGTTCTTTTTCTCCATTTGTGCATGTTTTTTATACGCAAAGTGAGGACAAGCACATTGTCAATTTTTTGGACCTGCGTTATTTTCTCAAGAATGATTTTATGCACAGCGCGACCGTGGTTTTTGATGCCAGCTTAGAACTGCTGGATTCTATCTTGCATCCATACCATAAAAATCGTCAGGTTAGAATCACAGATTAG
- a CDS encoding Nif3-like dinuclear metal center hexameric protein: MSLRCQAIISLLEELAPPTWAEEWDNIGLQLGNPNQEVSRVLVALDLSPLVVKEAVELGAQLIITHHPLLFRPLRNLRYDQPLGQLVQTLIQHGVMVYTSHTNLDVVDGGVNTVLAELLGLTEAEPLQVSGSEELCKIVVFVPRGHEDVVREAMGRAGAGWIGNYSDCTFQTLGEGTFRPLAGANPFIGRVGHLEKVEEFRLETIVPAKRCHRVISAMLKAHPYEEVAYDVYPLLNQGRRFGLGRIGKLMEPLSVEGLINLVKQRLEIEQVVVIGPTERNISRVAVCGGSGGSLIQSAVGKGADVLITGDIKYHEAREAVSLGLTVIDAGHARTESVIIPALVRYLREHPTVIKADVQVFPSTVWESIWQIR; this comes from the coding sequence ATGTCACTTCGATGTCAGGCCATAATCAGCCTGCTGGAAGAACTGGCTCCCCCGACCTGGGCTGAAGAGTGGGACAACATTGGCCTGCAGTTGGGAAACCCCAATCAGGAGGTCAGTCGGGTGCTGGTGGCGCTTGATCTTAGCCCCCTGGTGGTTAAGGAGGCGGTGGAACTTGGCGCTCAACTGATTATTACCCATCATCCCCTGTTGTTTCGCCCGTTAAGAAATTTGCGCTATGATCAACCCCTGGGGCAGCTCGTGCAAACCTTAATCCAACACGGGGTAATGGTCTACACCAGTCACACCAATCTGGATGTGGTAGATGGCGGGGTAAACACCGTCCTGGCTGAACTGCTTGGCCTTACGGAAGCTGAGCCATTGCAGGTTTCCGGTAGTGAGGAGCTGTGCAAAATCGTGGTTTTTGTGCCGCGTGGACACGAAGACGTGGTGCGGGAGGCAATGGGCCGGGCCGGTGCTGGTTGGATTGGCAACTATTCAGACTGCACCTTTCAAACCTTAGGTGAAGGTACTTTTCGACCGCTGGCTGGGGCTAATCCGTTTATCGGACGGGTCGGGCATTTGGAAAAAGTCGAGGAATTTCGCTTGGAGACGATTGTCCCGGCAAAACGTTGTCACCGGGTGATTTCGGCCATGCTCAAGGCCCATCCTTATGAAGAGGTGGCTTACGACGTTTATCCCCTTCTTAATCAGGGGCGGAGATTTGGCTTGGGCCGGATCGGTAAGCTGATGGAACCGCTTTCTGTGGAGGGCTTGATTAACCTTGTTAAACAGCGGTTGGAAATAGAGCAGGTAGTAGTTATCGGCCCAACTGAGCGAAACATATCAAGGGTAGCGGTTTGTGGGGGTAGTGGCGGCTCTTTGATCCAGTCGGCTGTTGGGAAAGGAGCCGATGTTTTGATTACCGGGGACATTAAGTATCATGAAGCTCGAGAGGCTGTCAGTCTAGGTCTGACCGTAATCGACGCCGGCCACGCCAGGACAGAAAGTGTAATCATCCCTGCTCTGGTTCGCTATCTACGTGAACATCCGACTGTCATTAAGGCGGATGTCCAAGTCTTCCCTTCAACAGTTTGGGAATCTATTTGGCAGATCAGGTAA
- a CDS encoding SAM-dependent methyltransferase, whose translation MGLLSERLAAVARYVEPGSIVADIGTDHAYLPVYLVTAGICPRIVASEVNQLPYLSALKTVEEHGLSGRISVRQGDGLTILRPGEVNTVVIAGMGGTTIQQILGKSAPALQGVKRLILQPMVGAKTLRQWLLTNGWQIIDEQLVAEDDFLYVIIVAERGQQSIDDELLLEIGPVLWRKKDPLLAKYLQRQIEHLEKVKIELTRGRTHRAVNKQDEISQHIERMRRMLLDVTSMSGHNQPAGRTGSPDLG comes from the coding sequence ATGGGTTTGTTGAGCGAAAGATTAGCCGCGGTGGCTCGCTATGTTGAGCCCGGCAGCATTGTAGCCGACATTGGGACCGATCACGCCTATTTGCCAGTTTACCTGGTTACGGCGGGGATTTGTCCCCGGATAGTGGCCAGTGAGGTGAACCAGCTGCCGTATCTGTCTGCCCTGAAGACTGTAGAAGAACACGGATTGAGCGGACGGATCAGTGTTCGGCAGGGGGACGGCTTAACGATCTTAAGGCCAGGCGAGGTGAATACCGTTGTGATCGCCGGGATGGGGGGCACAACCATCCAGCAGATCCTGGGTAAATCAGCACCGGCTTTGCAAGGAGTCAAGCGGCTGATCCTGCAACCAATGGTGGGGGCCAAAACCCTGCGCCAGTGGTTGTTGACTAACGGTTGGCAAATTATTGACGAGCAGTTGGTTGCGGAAGACGACTTTCTGTATGTAATTATTGTGGCCGAACGTGGGCAGCAATCCATTGATGACGAACTACTTTTAGAAATTGGCCCAGTGTTGTGGCGTAAAAAGGACCCCTTGCTCGCTAAATATTTGCAACGTCAGATTGAACATTTGGAAAAGGTGAAGATAGAGTTAACCCGTGGCCGCACTCACAGGGCAGTGAATAAACAAGACGAAATAAGTCAACACATTGAGCGAATGAGGAGGATGTTGCTGGATGTCACTTCGATGTCAGGCCATAATCAGCCTGCTGGAAGAACTGGCTCCCCCGACCTGGGCTGA
- a CDS encoding deoxyguanosinetriphosphate triphosphohydrolase yields the protein MPTIREVLEEHEMARLSPWAARSRNSKGRQREEPQCPFRTVYQRDRDRIIHSKAFRRLKHKTQVFIAPSGDHYRTRLTHTLEVSQISRTIGRALGLNEDLIEAVAMAHDVGHTPFGHSGEYALQEIIGHFKHNEQSLRVVDCIEKQGEGLNLTWEVRDGILHHTGDTVPATLESQVLKICDRIGYICHDIDDSIRAGLISINDLPQEHVQILGKTHSQMITTMVADIITSSMNQPEIRMSQPVLEAMNGLRDFMFEQVYLSPFLEEERKKAQFIIEKLYEFFTRRPEKLPPEYIERIERWGLQQTVVDYVASMTDRFAINTFESFFVPSPFHPAP from the coding sequence ATGCCGACAATTCGTGAAGTTCTGGAAGAACACGAAATGGCTCGACTTTCCCCCTGGGCGGCGCGCAGCCGGAACTCAAAAGGGAGGCAGCGGGAAGAACCCCAATGTCCGTTCCGCACTGTCTATCAACGTGATCGCGACCGTATTATTCACTCGAAGGCTTTTCGACGTTTAAAGCATAAGACCCAGGTGTTTATCGCTCCTTCCGGGGACCACTACCGGACTCGCCTGACGCATACTCTGGAAGTATCTCAAATTTCCCGCACGATTGGGAGAGCCCTCGGGCTCAATGAGGACTTGATCGAAGCCGTGGCGATGGCCCATGATGTCGGGCATACGCCCTTTGGTCATTCCGGGGAGTATGCCTTACAGGAAATCATCGGTCATTTTAAACATAACGAACAGAGCCTCCGGGTGGTTGACTGTATTGAAAAACAGGGTGAAGGGTTAAATCTGACGTGGGAAGTCCGCGATGGCATTCTTCATCACACGGGAGATACAGTGCCGGCGACCTTAGAAAGTCAGGTTTTAAAAATCTGTGACCGCATCGGCTATATCTGTCACGATATTGATGATAGTATCCGGGCGGGGTTGATTTCGATCAATGATCTTCCCCAGGAGCACGTTCAGATCCTGGGGAAAACCCACAGCCAAATGATCACCACGATGGTGGCTGATATCATTACTTCCAGTATGAATCAACCAGAAATCCGCATGAGCCAACCAGTACTGGAGGCGATGAACGGGCTGAGGGACTTTATGTTTGAACAGGTTTATCTATCGCCATTTCTGGAAGAAGAACGGAAAAAAGCCCAATTTATTATAGAAAAACTGTATGAATTTTTCACCCGTCGGCCAGAAAAGCTGCCCCCTGAGTATATTGAGCGGATTGAACGCTGGGGACTTCAGCAGACGGTGGTTGATTATGTCGCCAGCATGACTGACCGCTTTGCGATCAATACCTTTGAGTCTTTCTTTGTTCCCAGTCCATTTCATCCAGCGCCTTAA
- a CDS encoding NAD(P)H-dependent oxidoreductase subunit E: MSEDLQSQQELYRTLDEIIARYDSDPGLLIRMLQKTQETFGYISEDVQCYLAEKLNIPLSEICGVVSFYSLFTTWPKGKHMISVCLGTACYVKGAQEILEAFKRELQVNVNQTSEDGLFMLRATRCVGACGLAPVVTIDDDVHGQLAVDALPKVLQKYRKPH; encoded by the coding sequence ATGAGCGAGGATTTGCAATCCCAGCAAGAACTGTATCGAACACTGGATGAGATTATTGCCCGGTACGACAGTGATCCAGGTCTCTTGATCAGGATGCTGCAGAAGACCCAGGAGACTTTTGGCTACATTTCCGAAGATGTCCAATGCTATCTAGCCGAAAAACTGAATATTCCACTTAGTGAAATTTGCGGCGTAGTCAGTTTTTACTCATTGTTTACTACCTGGCCCAAAGGCAAGCATATGATCAGTGTTTGTCTGGGAACGGCCTGTTATGTTAAAGGAGCCCAAGAAATCCTGGAGGCATTTAAGCGGGAATTACAGGTGAATGTGAACCAAACCTCGGAGGACGGATTATTTATGCTCCGAGCCACGCGCTGTGTTGGGGCCTGTGGCTTGGCGCCAGTTGTAACTATTGACGATGATGTGCATGGTCAGTTGGCGGTGGATGCTCTGCCCAAGGTTCTGCAAAAATACCGAAAGCCTCACTAG
- the rpoD gene encoding RNA polymerase sigma factor RpoD: MKVEQLKIEAVKSLIQRGKKRGVLTYREIMDALQGIELTAEQIDEIYEHLSGMGIEVVPEAGEIEALENTDGEAHTEDVEVDLSVPEGIGIDDPVRMYLKEIGRVPLLTAEEEIELAKRMEKGDEEAKRRLAEANLRLVVSIAKRYVGRGMLFLDLIQEGNLGLIKAVEKFDYRKGYKFSTYATWWIRQAITRAIADQARTIRIPVHMVETINKLIRVSRQLLQELGREPTPEEIAKEMDIPVERVREIMKIAQEPVSLETPIGEEEDSHLGDFIEDEDAPAPAEAASFILLKEQLEEVLETLTPREEKVLRLRFGLDDGRARTLEEVGQEFGVTRERIRQIEAKALRKLRHPSRSKKLKDYLE; this comes from the coding sequence ATGAAGGTTGAACAGTTGAAGATCGAAGCCGTTAAGAGCTTGATCCAGCGTGGGAAAAAGCGAGGTGTTTTAACCTACCGTGAAATTATGGATGCTCTGCAGGGCATTGAGCTAACGGCTGAACAAATCGATGAGATATACGAACATCTGAGCGGGATGGGGATCGAAGTCGTACCGGAAGCGGGGGAAATTGAAGCCCTGGAAAACACCGATGGTGAAGCCCACACTGAAGATGTTGAAGTTGACCTCTCCGTTCCTGAAGGAATAGGAATCGATGACCCGGTCAGGATGTACCTCAAGGAAATTGGCCGGGTACCACTGCTGACCGCGGAAGAAGAGATCGAGCTGGCTAAACGCATGGAAAAAGGTGATGAAGAAGCCAAACGGCGTCTGGCCGAAGCCAATTTGCGTTTAGTGGTGAGTATCGCTAAGCGTTACGTGGGACGGGGAATGCTTTTTCTCGATTTGATCCAGGAAGGCAACCTGGGACTGATCAAGGCCGTAGAAAAATTCGACTACCGTAAAGGTTATAAATTTAGCACCTACGCGACCTGGTGGATCCGTCAGGCCATAACACGGGCAATCGCGGACCAGGCCCGGACGATCCGAATTCCAGTGCATATGGTAGAGACGATAAATAAGCTGATTCGGGTCTCGCGTCAGCTCCTCCAGGAGTTGGGTCGGGAGCCAACTCCGGAAGAGATCGCGAAAGAAATGGATATTCCAGTTGAACGTGTCCGGGAGATTATGAAGATTGCCCAGGAACCCGTGTCCCTGGAAACTCCCATTGGTGAGGAAGAAGATAGTCACCTGGGTGATTTTATTGAGGATGAAGACGCACCGGCACCCGCTGAAGCTGCTTCGTTTATTCTCCTCAAGGAACAGTTAGAAGAAGTACTGGAAACCTTGACGCCGCGGGAGGAGAAAGTTCTGCGCCTCCGGTTTGGTCTTGACGACGGGCGGGCCCGCACCCTGGAAGAGGTAGGGCAAGAGTTTGGCGTGACCCGGGAGAGAATCCGACAAATCGAAGCCAAGGCATTGCGTAAACTGCGCCATCCTAGCCGCAGTAAAAAATTGAAAGACTATCTGGAGTAG
- a CDS encoding MATE family efflux transporter has product MTEIWGLSVRQRRILSLAWPAILEMILYTMVGIVDTAMVGQLGAVPLAAVGLSSQLYFSTIFILEGIGIGATALVIRHVGAGEAEKAGRLAGQIILLTALVGLAVTLITVFGAELIIRAFRLEADAARISVAYLRTVGLTAGFMLVLFTANNLLRGAGDTRTPMYIAAMTNLIIIIGDYVLIFGKFGFPAWGATGAAVATAGAQLVGCGLVLWVLFSGRFCLILKKEFLTRLNPGAIRCIIRIGLPAGMEEAVYSFGAMVSSYLLVQLGTVAFAAHQVTTRIESLSFMPGYGFAIAAGTLVGQNLGAGRPDEAEKNAWETAKLATLLMSGFSLLFLLVPDWLVAGFTKEPAVTALSRVCIQIAAFEQPSLALAMVLGGALRGAGATRTVMLVSAFGVWLFRLPLFYLIVKVLRLGLVFVWLVTVTDWLIRAGLLGWLIKRGGWRLS; this is encoded by the coding sequence GTGACTGAGATATGGGGATTATCAGTACGCCAGCGACGAATTCTCAGTTTGGCCTGGCCAGCAATTCTGGAAATGATTCTTTACACGATGGTGGGAATTGTTGATACGGCCATGGTTGGCCAGTTAGGGGCTGTTCCCTTAGCGGCGGTAGGTCTAAGTAGTCAACTGTATTTTTCCACAATCTTTATCCTGGAGGGCATTGGTATCGGGGCGACTGCCCTGGTCATTCGTCATGTGGGGGCAGGGGAGGCGGAAAAGGCTGGTCGGTTGGCCGGTCAAATCATTTTGTTGACCGCGCTAGTCGGCCTGGCTGTGACGCTGATCACTGTATTTGGCGCTGAGCTCATCATCAGGGCCTTCAGACTGGAAGCGGACGCAGCCCGAATAAGCGTGGCCTATCTCCGAACAGTCGGCCTCACTGCTGGTTTTATGTTGGTTCTTTTTACCGCCAATAACCTGCTCCGTGGTGCGGGAGATACCCGAACACCAATGTACATTGCGGCAATGACTAATTTAATTATTATTATTGGTGACTACGTCTTAATCTTTGGCAAGTTTGGGTTTCCCGCCTGGGGGGCGACCGGGGCGGCTGTGGCTACTGCGGGTGCTCAGTTAGTCGGCTGTGGTTTGGTCCTATGGGTATTGTTTTCGGGGCGGTTCTGCTTAATTTTGAAAAAAGAGTTCTTAACTCGCTTAAACCCGGGAGCAATCAGATGCATTATCAGGATTGGTTTACCTGCTGGGATGGAAGAAGCGGTTTACAGCTTTGGGGCAATGGTGAGTAGTTATCTTCTTGTGCAACTGGGCACAGTTGCCTTTGCCGCGCACCAGGTGACCACACGAATCGAATCCCTTTCTTTTATGCCGGGCTATGGTTTTGCCATTGCGGCTGGAACATTGGTCGGGCAGAACCTGGGGGCCGGCCGACCGGATGAGGCGGAAAAAAACGCCTGGGAAACGGCGAAACTCGCAACATTATTGATGAGTGGCTTTTCTTTACTATTTTTGTTAGTACCGGATTGGTTGGTGGCTGGTTTTACTAAGGAACCGGCGGTAACGGCTTTAAGCCGGGTATGTATCCAAATCGCTGCTTTCGAGCAGCCGTCTTTAGCCCTGGCGATGGTACTAGGTGGGGCGCTGCGGGGTGCGGGGGCGACTCGTACCGTCATGTTGGTTTCAGCCTTTGGCGTTTGGTTGTTTCGGTTACCGCTGTTTTACTTAATTGTCAAGGTGCTGAGGTTGGGGTTAGTTTTTGTTTGGCTGGTGACGGTGACTGACTGGCTGATCCGGGCAGGCTTACTCGGGTGGCTTATAAAAAGAGGGGGCTGGAGGCTGAGTTGA